In the Dioscorea cayenensis subsp. rotundata cultivar TDr96_F1 chromosome 12, TDr96_F1_v2_PseudoChromosome.rev07_lg8_w22 25.fasta, whole genome shotgun sequence genome, one interval contains:
- the LOC120273069 gene encoding COP1-interacting protein 7-like, translated as MEGTINVNEVLDYAVFQISSSQNRYETFVCCQGKTEKLNGGILDQLALHLPKAKEIQEQQTTDSFRLHVLEGHGDSAWFTKSTIARFLNIVSAPEALKNANAIENEMSQLEDTRNFQLALYAKDHPEQFGGGGADVSSMKMMGVTHKLKNERSSSDATKNELLRAMDLRITALKEELSSTFHKAMGATCSPKQISDVMTFAQYFGAIDLRDSLVKYLDLCFLDENTDLSIEQSPLDDISNNSENIIDGTSLQSSQINPPRPATNGISPAKIAQAERQSLTESEESSDSGNDEEPYVERSRPMVRSATPRRSASPMRRVQIGRSGSRRSTALTIKSLGYFPPRDRIPFNRDADGSKSGDEESEEQPKRTDNAVRRMSVQDAISLFESKQKDQTSDAPKRKTTVEASVSTNKSVLRRWSAGMGDSFSPCTQENASNTGTHITSDPVVGVEEKKSTEDKTAPDLPEDVSNQNQFAESPSSSEAKKIDSPPIIEPAEVVIPQSEETNDRTTSSAEWNRQKEAELNEMLMKMMENKPGKYRAASAGHQDVANEQRGGFYSQYKEKRDEKLRAENAGKQAAKVAQFKVMQETLEQSKVQMTSKSTTKGKQDSVNHSQRPRRNSSPPVLTKKDASVLTKKEASKPAGTRKASPKSSPLSSVRNSSTGSLPRTVGTPPARPSPGTSTATPPTRRKPQPSPSPTRPSPRTERQPQPKEKKGRTVSDSKPSLKVKEDTRQKTPTRNRQSTKPKNPSASGDDPVETLTKPSFYSKVTKKSTVVPLESKPFLKKGTGIGPGVGPVIAKTKASQSDESLKDSGSLTQTEEKESTSLVAELTAEAVESCEQVQPEPTNSVEVNLEIPEESELNHEKADDSSQAPVAENSFMHSVEPVSEIQSDVDMGISSAAWVEVEHQDISSSLDNCLPEAAISPELVPIPSSSPRVRHSLSQMLQADTSEPEIVEWGNAENPPALVYQKDAPKGLKRLLKFARKSKGEANVTGWASPSVFSEGEDDSEESKAASKRNPDALLRKAALQTKGYGQQKALLSESFDGGNSSKRATDYRGMHSILSGQASMSGAEKLREGHSSATSTSTKATRSFFSLSTFRSGKSSETKLR; from the exons atGGAAGGAACGATAAATGTAAATGAGGTGCTGGACTATGCAGTCTTCCAAATTTCATCATCCCAAAACAG GTATGAGACGTTTGTCTGCTGCCAAGGCAAAACTGAGAAGCTAAATGGTGGAATTCTGGATCAGCTAGCATTACATCTACCAAAAGCTAAAGAAATTCAAGAACAGCAAACAACCGATAGCTTCAGATTGCATGTTCTTGAAGGCCATGGAGATTCAGCTTGGTTCACCAAATCAACTATCGCAAG ATTCTTGAATATTGTGAGTGCTCCAGAGGCATTGAAGAATGCCAATGCAATTGAGAATGAGATGTCTCAGTTGGAAGACACCCGAAACTTTCAACTTGCTTTATATGCTAAG GATCATCCCGAACAATTTGGAGGTGGGGGAGCAG ATGTCAGCTCCATGAAAATGATGGGAGTAACTCACAAA CTAAAAAATGAGAGATCCTCATCAGATGCAACAAA GAATGAACTGTTGCGTGCTATGGACCTAAGAATCACAGCTCTAAAAGAGGAGTTATCTTCAACTTTTCACAAAGCTATGGGTGCCACTTGCTCTCCCAAGCAAATTTCAGATGTAATGACATTTGCTCAATACTTTGGAGCTATTGATCTGAG GGATTCCTTGGTGAAATATTTAGACCTGTGCTTTTTAGATGAAAATACTGATCTTTCTATTGAGCAGTCACCACTTGATGACATAAGTAACAACAGTGAGAATATAATAGATGGCACCTCACTGCAAAGTTCCCAAATTAATCCTCCACGACCAGCCACTAATGGTATCTCGCCAGCGAAAATTGCACAAGCAGAGCGTCAGAGCTTAACAGAAAGTGAGGAATCCTCTGACTCAGGCAATGACGAAGAGCCCTATGTTGAAAGAAGCCGTCCTATGGTAAGATCTGCCACTCCTCGAAGATCAGCTTCCCCAATGCGACGTGTTCAAATAGGAAGATCTGGATCTCGGAGGTCCACCGCACTAACCATTAAGAGTCTCGGTTATTTCCCACCCAGGGACAGAATTCCATTTAACAGAGATGCTGATGGAAGCAAGAGCGGAGATGAAGAATCCGAAGAGCAACCTAAGAGAACTGATAATGCGGTGAGAAGGATGAGTGTTCAAGATGCTATCAGTCTCTTCGAGAGCAAACAGAAAGATCAAACTTCAGATGCCCCAAAACGGAAAACAACGGTGGAGGCATCTGTCAGCACTAACAAGTCTGTATTAAGAAGATGGAGTGCTGGTATGGGGGATTCTTTCAGCCCTTGCACACAGGAAAATGCGTCCAACACTGGCACTCACATCACTTCCGATCCAGTTGTTGGAGTAGAGGAGAAGAAATCAACAGAAGATAAGACTGCACCTGATCTCCCAGAAGATGTTTCAAATCAGAACCAATTTGCCGAGTCACCTTCATCATCAGAAGCTAAGAAGATTGATTCTCCTCCAATCATTGAGCCAGCAGAGGTGGTAATACCCCAATCAGAAGAAACTAATGATCGGACAACATCTTCTGCTGAATGGAATCGGCAGAAAGAAGCTGAGCTGAATGAGATGCTAATGAAAATGATGGAGAATAAGCCTGGCAAGTACCGTGCCGCCAGTGCTGGTCATCAGGATGTTGCTAATGAGCAAAGAGGGGGTTTCTACAGTCAGTACAAGGAGAAAAGAGATGAGAAACTTCGAGCAGAGAATGCAGGTAAGCAGGCAGCAAAGGTAGCCCAATTTAAAGTGATGCAGGAAACACTAGAGCAGAGCAAGGTGCAGATGACCTCAAAAAGTACTACCAAGGGAAAGCAAGATTCAGTTAATCATTCTCAAAGGCCTCGGAGAAATTCCTCGCCACCCGTGCTAACCAAAAAGGATGCATCTGTACTAACCAAGAAGGAGGCATCAAAACCAGCTGGTACCAGAAAGGCGTCACCCAAGTCATCGCCTTTGTCTTCTGTCCGTAACTCATCTACAGGATCATTGCCAAGAACAGTGGGAACACCACCAGCTAGACCTTCTCCTGGCACCTCAACTGCTACACCTCCAACCCGCAGAAAGCCCCAACCATCACCTTCACCCACCCGACCAAGCCCCAGAACTGAGAGGCAACCACAACCAAAGGAAAAGAAGGGAAGAACTGTGTCTGATTCCAAGCCAAGCTTGAAAGTGAAAGAAGATACACGGCAGAAAACTCCTACAAGGAATAGGCAAAGTACAAAACCTAAAAATCCTTCGGCTTCTGGAGATGACCCTGTTGAAACATTAACCAAACCTAGTTTCTACAGCAAGGTTACTAAGAAGAGCACTGTGGTGCCGTTGGAATCAAAGCCTTTCTTAAAAAAAGGAACTGGAATTGGGCCCGGTGTTGGTCCAGTGATAGCCAAAACAAAAGCTTCTCAATCCGATGAATCTTTAAAGGACAGTGGAAGTCTTACCCAAACTGAAGAAAAGGAGTCTACTTCTCTGGTAGCTGAGTTAACTGCTGAAGCAGTGGAGAGTTGTGAACAAGTCCAACCAGAACCAACAAATAGTGTTGAGGTGAATTTAGAAATACCTGAAGAAAGTGAATTGAACCATGAGAAGGCAGATGATTCTAGCCAGGCACCTGTGGCTGAAAATAGCTTCATGCACTCAGTTGAACCTGTTTCAGAGATACAATCTGATGTTGATATGGGCATCTCATCAGCTGCATGGGTGGAAGTTGAACACCAGGACATATCTTCTTCATTGGACAATTGTCTTCCTGAAGCAGCAATATCCCCAGAACTTGTACCGATACCATCATCAAGTCCACGAGTTCGCCATTCACTATCACAAATGCTCCAGGCTGACACTAGTGAACCTGAGATTGTTGAGTGGGGAAATGCTGAAAATCCTCCTGCATTGGTCTATCAAAAAGATGCTCCCAAGGGGTTGAAGAGGCTCTTAAAGTTTGCCAGAAAAAGCAAGGGAGAGGCAAATGTGACTGGGTGGGCCAGCCCATCAGTATTTTCTGAAGGAGAAGATGATTCGGAAGAGTCTAAAGCTGCAAGTAAGCGGAACCCTGATGCCTTACTAAGAAAAGCTGCCCTACAAACAAAGGGCTATGGACAGCAGAAGGCTTTGCTCAGTGAAAGCTTTGATGGCGGGAACTCAAGCAAAAGAGCTACAGATTACCGGGGAATGCACAGCATATTATCAG GCCAAGCAAGCATGAGTGGTGCTGAGAAGCTGCGAGAAGGGCATTCTTCAGCAACATCAACCTCCACAAAAG CAACGCGATCATTCTTCTCACTCTCAACCTTTAGGAGTGGAAAATCAAGTGAGACAAAACTTAGATAG